The Sphingomonas sinipercae genome contains a region encoding:
- a CDS encoding lytic transglycosylase domain-containing protein, which translates to MTPIARLFPILLLFATSASAQAAQTYAPVAASVDVGRSFADWRQLRQSSGYQFADYARFLIYNPGWPGEAAMRRNAEKAMRPGENNATVLAFFQAEKPTTGTGWARYADALSAAGRGAEAIVAVKEAWASSDLGATDAAAMLARFGGYLTPQEHNRRVDALLFDKKPADAAPLLAWTTPDRQAAFSARVAMQSRAADAEYRFRAAAHRIGSDSGLLMDRLRYLRDGGNEQMARSLAAQPHNFTDRPADVERWYEMLLLLANGAAESRQFTTAYNIARQLDDALPLGTDMTRQPLGVRDDYTSLAWLAGRMALDRVNSPTNAVAMFDRYARGGKSLQVLTKGHYWAARAALAAGQPAAANAYLQSAGGYPDLFYGQLALERLGRAIPQPSALPTVAATDIARRTLPSSRLLAAARYAMRNGSSVEQTMFIRAFAEGLDSFSERAVATELSRQLGRPDMAVWVARSARNNGATFYYQDAYPRLGTGTIYSPWSLAHGITRQESSFEPYAVSHAGARGLMQLMPGTAREQAGKMGMGYDPNRLMSDKAYNVMLGSAYFQRMLNTWNGSVPLAVASYNAGAGNVRKWINRYGDPRTNQVDIVSWIEAIPFSETKGYVQRVVENSVVYDQLNPRPQQRTALHVSRYLGKSHPG; encoded by the coding sequence ATGACACCAATCGCACGCTTGTTCCCGATCCTCCTGCTGTTCGCCACTTCGGCCTCGGCGCAGGCTGCTCAAACCTATGCGCCGGTCGCAGCATCGGTCGACGTCGGCCGTTCCTTCGCGGATTGGCGGCAGCTCCGGCAAAGCAGCGGCTACCAGTTCGCCGACTACGCCCGCTTCCTCATCTACAACCCCGGCTGGCCGGGCGAAGCAGCGATGCGCCGCAATGCCGAAAAGGCGATGCGCCCGGGTGAGAATAACGCCACTGTCCTCGCCTTTTTTCAGGCCGAAAAGCCGACCACCGGCACCGGCTGGGCGCGCTATGCCGATGCGCTCAGCGCCGCCGGCCGTGGCGCGGAAGCGATTGTCGCGGTCAAGGAAGCCTGGGCGTCTTCCGACCTTGGCGCCACCGACGCTGCTGCCATGCTGGCTCGCTTCGGCGGCTATCTGACTCCGCAGGAGCATAACCGCCGCGTCGACGCCCTGCTGTTCGACAAGAAGCCGGCCGACGCAGCGCCGTTGCTCGCCTGGACCACGCCCGACCGCCAGGCGGCGTTTTCCGCGCGGGTGGCGATGCAATCGCGCGCCGCCGATGCCGAATACCGCTTCCGCGCCGCCGCCCATCGCATCGGCAGCGATTCCGGCCTGCTGATGGACCGCCTGCGCTACCTTCGCGATGGCGGCAATGAGCAGATGGCGCGCTCGCTCGCCGCCCAGCCGCACAATTTCACCGACCGGCCGGCCGACGTCGAACGCTGGTACGAAATGCTGCTCTTGCTCGCCAACGGCGCTGCGGAAAGCCGCCAGTTCACCACCGCTTACAATATCGCGCGCCAGCTTGACGATGCGCTTCCGCTCGGCACGGACATGACCAGGCAGCCGCTCGGCGTTCGCGACGATTACACCAGCCTTGCCTGGCTCGCCGGCAGGATGGCGCTCGACCGGGTCAACAGCCCGACCAACGCGGTCGCCATGTTCGACCGCTACGCGCGTGGCGGCAAGTCGCTGCAAGTGCTGACCAAGGGGCATTATTGGGCGGCCCGCGCCGCGCTTGCGGCGGGCCAGCCTGCCGCGGCCAACGCCTACCTGCAAAGCGCCGGCGGCTACCCCGACCTGTTTTACGGCCAGCTCGCGCTCGAGCGGCTCGGCCGGGCAATCCCGCAGCCGAGCGCGCTTCCGACCGTCGCCGCGACCGACATCGCCCGCCGCACCTTGCCGTCGAGCCGGCTGCTCGCGGCCGCCCGTTATGCGATGCGCAACGGAAGCTCGGTCGAGCAGACGATGTTCATTCGCGCCTTTGCGGAGGGCCTCGACAGCTTCAGCGAGCGCGCCGTGGCAACGGAGCTGTCGCGCCAGCTTGGCCGGCCGGACATGGCGGTGTGGGTCGCCCGTTCGGCGCGCAACAACGGCGCCACCTTCTATTACCAGGACGCCTATCCGCGGCTTGGCACCGGCACCATCTATTCACCCTGGTCGCTCGCCCACGGGATCACCCGCCAGGAAAGCTCGTTCGAGCCCTATGCGGTCAGCCACGCCGGCGCGCGCGGGCTGATGCAGCTGATGCCCGGCACCGCTCGGGAGCAGGCGGGCAAGATGGGCATGGGCTACGACCCCAATCGGCTGATGAGCGACAAGGCCTATAACGTCATGCTCGGATCGGCTTACTTCCAGCGGATGCTGAACACCTGGAACGGCAGCGTCCCGCTGGCGGTGGCAAGCTACAACGCCGGCGCCGGCAACGTGCGCAAGTGGATCAACCGCTACGGCGACCCGCGCACCAACCAGGTCGACATCGTTTCCTGGATCGAGGCGATCCCGTTCAGCGAGACCAAGGGCTACGTCCAGCGCGTGGTCGAAAACAGCGTCGTCTACGACCAGCTCAACCCGCGGCCGCAGCAACGCACCGCGCTCCACGTTTCGCGCTATCTTGGGAAGTCGCACCCGGGCTAA
- the greB gene encoding transcription elongation factor GreB yields MADRPRFITPEGFARIRSEYEQLFGIDRPKLVETISWAAANGDRSENGDYIYGRKKLREIDRRLGYLAKVMKAAKVVDPASQDTDQVRFGATVELADEDDNRRTLSIVGDDEADASSGRIGWSAPIARALVGAKVGDERIVRLPAGEKSYEVMAISYPPAN; encoded by the coding sequence ATGGCCGATCGTCCCCGCTTCATCACGCCCGAGGGCTTTGCGCGCATCCGGTCGGAATATGAGCAATTGTTCGGGATCGACCGGCCCAAGCTGGTCGAGACGATCTCCTGGGCGGCGGCCAACGGCGACCGGTCGGAAAATGGCGATTACATCTACGGCCGCAAGAAGCTGCGCGAGATCGACCGGCGCCTGGGTTATCTCGCGAAGGTGATGAAAGCCGCGAAGGTCGTCGATCCAGCATCGCAGGACACCGACCAGGTCCGCTTCGGCGCGACCGTCGAGCTTGCCGATGAAGACGACAATCGCCGCACGCTGTCCATTGTCGGCGACGATGAGGCCGACGCTTCGTCAGGCCGGATCGGTTGGAGCGCGCCGATCGCCCGCGCGCTGGTCGGCGCGAAAGTCGGCGACGAGAGGATCGTGCGCCTCCCCGCCGGCGAGAAAAGCTACGAGGTGATGGCGATCAGCTACCCGCCGGCGAACTAG
- the aspS gene encoding aspartate--tRNA ligase, protein MHAYRTHTCAQLRASDVGETVRLSGWIHRKRDHGGVLFIDLRDHYGLTQLVARAGSDALKLLDSLRVESVVTIDGEVVGREGGAVNPKLATGDIEVIVHSVEVQSNAAELPMPVAGEAEYPEDIRLKYRYLDLRRERLHANIMLRSNVIASIRRRMVEQGFTEFQTPILTASSPEGARDYLVPSRVHPGKFYALPQAPQMFKQLIMVAGFDRYFQIAPCFRDEDARADRSPGEFYQLDFEMSFVTQDDVFNAIEPVLAGVFEEFADGKAVTPAGEFVRIPYKEALLKYGSDKPDLRNPLLISDVGEHFRGSGFGLFAGLVEKGAAVRAVPAPNTADKSRKFFDEMNEWARGEGFAGLGYATRKGGEWGGPIAKNHGTEGMDKLAEAMGLGPDDGIFFAAGKEAEAAKLAGAARTRVAEQLDLIEKDAFRFCWIVDFPMYEYDEEAKKVDFSHNPFSMPQGGLEALESKDPLDILAWQYDIVCNGVELSSGAIRNHRPDIMYKAFEIAGYTAEEVDTNFPGMIGAFKFGAPPHGGSAPGIDRIVMLLAGEPNIREVVLFPMNQKAEDLMMNAPAPVTPKQLKELGIKIVGEGAPAKPQA, encoded by the coding sequence ATGCACGCCTACCGCACCCATACTTGCGCACAACTGCGCGCCTCCGACGTCGGCGAGACGGTGCGGCTGTCGGGCTGGATCCACCGCAAGCGCGATCACGGCGGGGTGCTCTTTATCGACCTGCGCGACCATTATGGGCTGACCCAGCTTGTCGCGCGCGCCGGCTCGGATGCGCTCAAGCTGCTCGATTCCCTGCGGGTCGAATCGGTGGTCACGATCGACGGCGAAGTCGTCGGGCGCGAGGGCGGGGCGGTCAACCCGAAGCTTGCGACAGGCGATATCGAGGTCATCGTCCACTCGGTTGAAGTGCAATCGAACGCCGCCGAGCTGCCGATGCCGGTGGCGGGCGAGGCGGAGTATCCCGAAGATATCCGCCTCAAATACCGTTACCTCGACCTTCGGCGCGAGCGGCTGCACGCCAACATCATGCTGCGGTCCAACGTCATCGCATCGATCCGGCGGCGGATGGTCGAGCAGGGGTTCACCGAGTTCCAGACCCCGATCCTGACCGCCAGCAGCCCCGAGGGCGCGCGCGATTACCTGGTGCCCAGCCGAGTGCACCCGGGCAAGTTCTACGCGCTCCCGCAGGCGCCGCAGATGTTCAAGCAATTGATCATGGTCGCGGGCTTCGACCGCTATTTCCAGATCGCGCCCTGCTTCCGCGACGAGGACGCGCGCGCCGACCGAAGCCCGGGCGAATTCTATCAGCTCGACTTCGAAATGAGCTTCGTCACGCAGGACGACGTTTTCAACGCGATCGAGCCGGTCCTGGCCGGGGTGTTCGAGGAGTTTGCGGACGGCAAGGCGGTCACTCCGGCCGGCGAATTCGTGCGCATTCCCTACAAGGAAGCCCTGCTGAAGTACGGCAGCGACAAGCCGGACCTGCGCAACCCGCTGCTGATCAGCGACGTCGGCGAGCATTTCCGCGGTTCGGGCTTCGGCCTGTTCGCCGGGCTGGTCGAAAAGGGTGCCGCAGTCCGCGCGGTTCCGGCCCCGAACACCGCCGACAAGAGCCGCAAGTTCTTCGACGAGATGAACGAGTGGGCGCGCGGCGAAGGCTTTGCCGGCCTCGGCTACGCGACCCGCAAAGGCGGCGAGTGGGGCGGTCCCATTGCCAAGAACCACGGCACCGAGGGCATGGACAAGCTTGCCGAAGCGATGGGGCTTGGCCCCGATGACGGCATCTTCTTCGCCGCGGGCAAGGAAGCCGAAGCCGCGAAGCTCGCCGGCGCGGCTCGAACCCGGGTCGCCGAGCAGCTCGACCTGATTGAAAAAGACGCCTTCCGCTTCTGCTGGATCGTCGATTTCCCGATGTACGAATATGACGAAGAGGCGAAGAAGGTCGACTTTTCGCACAACCCCTTCTCGATGCCGCAGGGGGGGCTTGAAGCGCTGGAGAGCAAGGACCCGCTCGACATCCTTGCCTGGCAGTATGACATCGTCTGCAACGGCGTGGAGCTGAGCTCCGGCGCGATCCGCAACCATCGGCCGGACATCATGTACAAGGCGTTCGAAATCGCCGGCTACACCGCCGAGGAAGTGGACACGAACTTCCCCGGCATGATCGGTGCCTTCAAGTTCGGCGCGCCGCCGCACGGCGGATCGGCGCCCGGCATTGACCGCATCGTCATGCTGCTGGCCGGCGAGCCGAACATCCGCGAGGTCGTGCTGTTCCCGATGAACCAGAAGGCCGAGGATTTGATGATGAACGCCCCGGCCCCGGTGACTCCCAAGCAGCTGAAAGAGCTTGGGATCAAGATCGTCGGCGAAGGCGCGCCCGCGAAACCGCAAGCCTAG
- the rnd gene encoding ribonuclease D, producing the protein MKIHPLITTTAELEALVGRLAQHPFVAVDTEFMRENTYWPDLCLIQVASPDEAAAIDPKADIDLKPLLDLMVANEDVLKVFHAGGQDLEIIHNLTGKTPHPLFDTQIAAMALGHGEQVGYSSLIESMLGHALDKGARFTDWGRRPLDKRQIDYAIADVTHLAKVFPRLVEKLRKTGRGAWLDEEMEKLADPSSFAFEAEDAWKRLRVPSRNAAVLGRLKAIAAWRETEARSKNLPRGRIVKDDTLGELAAHPPKSQDDLGKIRGLSAGWRSNDIGQRLMQAIEASSPLEPDEMPDREPRRPGLTKDGVLVADLLKLLLKIRSKETGVASKLIARSDDLEALAAGVRKDIKILSGWRFEEFGRDALDLVEGRLGFAVQNGKLKMSRLVQEEPSETA; encoded by the coding sequence ATGAAAATCCATCCCCTGATCACGACTACCGCCGAGCTTGAAGCTCTTGTCGGCCGCCTTGCGCAGCATCCGTTCGTCGCCGTCGACACCGAGTTCATGCGCGAAAACACCTATTGGCCCGACCTCTGCCTGATCCAGGTCGCAAGCCCGGACGAGGCGGCGGCAATCGACCCCAAGGCCGACATCGACCTGAAGCCACTGCTCGACCTGATGGTCGCTAATGAAGACGTGCTGAAAGTCTTCCACGCCGGCGGGCAGGACCTGGAAATCATCCACAACCTCACCGGCAAGACCCCCCATCCCTTGTTCGACACGCAGATTGCGGCGATGGCGCTCGGGCACGGCGAGCAGGTCGGTTACTCCAGCCTGATCGAATCGATGCTCGGCCATGCGCTCGACAAGGGCGCGCGCTTCACCGACTGGGGCCGCCGCCCGCTCGACAAGCGCCAGATCGATTATGCGATCGCCGACGTCACGCATCTCGCCAAGGTCTTCCCGCGCCTGGTCGAGAAATTGCGCAAGACCGGGCGCGGCGCCTGGCTCGACGAGGAAATGGAAAAGCTCGCCGACCCGTCAAGCTTCGCCTTCGAGGCCGAAGATGCGTGGAAGCGCCTGCGAGTCCCCAGCCGCAACGCCGCCGTGCTCGGCCGGCTCAAGGCCATCGCCGCCTGGCGCGAGACGGAGGCGCGGTCGAAGAACTTGCCGCGCGGCCGGATCGTCAAGGACGATACGCTGGGCGAACTCGCCGCCCACCCGCCCAAATCGCAGGACGACTTGGGCAAGATCCGCGGGCTTTCCGCGGGATGGCGAAGCAACGACATCGGCCAGCGGCTGATGCAGGCGATCGAGGCGTCGAGCCCGCTCGAGCCGGACGAAATGCCCGACCGCGAGCCGCGCCGCCCGGGCCTGACCAAGGACGGCGTGCTGGTCGCCGACCTGCTCAAGCTGCTGCTCAAGATCCGCTCCAAGGAAACCGGCGTCGCCTCCAAGCTGATCGCCCGGAGCGACGATCTGGAAGCGCTCGCTGCCGGAGTCCGCAAGGACATCAAGATCCTCAGCGGCTGGCGCTTCGAGGAATTCGGCCGCGACGCGCTCGACCTGGTCGAAGGCCGCCTTGGCTTCGCTGTCCAGAACGGCAAGCTGAAGATGAGCCGGCTGGTGCAGGAAGAGCCCAGCGAGACGGCCTGA
- a CDS encoding SRPBCC domain-containing protein: MDPTFRVFIIVDRPRETVFEAVADPKELSAYFTTGGASARLAKGATVTWDFHDFPGAFPVHVTDVVANERIVFEWKANDPEAEYQIEVTMRFSDVDGRPGRTKVEVEERGWRSSDAAVKASYGNCMGWSQMLAALKMWVEHRINLREGAYK, from the coding sequence ATGGATCCGACTTTTCGCGTTTTCATCATCGTCGACCGGCCGCGCGAGACGGTCTTCGAAGCGGTCGCCGACCCGAAGGAACTGTCCGCTTATTTCACGACCGGCGGCGCCAGCGCGCGGCTGGCCAAAGGCGCGACGGTGACCTGGGACTTCCACGATTTCCCCGGCGCTTTCCCGGTCCACGTCACCGACGTCGTCGCCAACGAGCGGATCGTGTTCGAATGGAAGGCCAACGACCCGGAAGCGGAATATCAGATCGAAGTGACGATGCGCTTCAGCGACGTCGACGGCCGACCCGGGCGCACCAAGGTCGAAGTCGAAGAGCGCGGCTGGCGATCGAGCGATGCGGCGGTCAAGGCCAGTTACGGCAATTGCATGGGCTGGTCGCAGATGCTCGCCGCACTGAAAATGTGGGTCGAGCACAGGATCAACCTGCGCGAGGGCGCTTACAAATAA
- a CDS encoding ArsR/SmtB family transcription factor: MSIETQHNQVFRALASPHRRALLDALRDQPLTTGNLCAQFPELDRCTVMQHLKVLEQAELIIAERRGRERWNHLNPLPIHAIHERWIGPHAERAVGMLAKLKHALERDRQLSPAETTRSA; the protein is encoded by the coding sequence ATGTCAATTGAAACGCAGCACAACCAGGTGTTCCGGGCGTTGGCCTCGCCGCACCGGCGCGCCTTGCTTGACGCGTTACGCGACCAGCCGCTGACGACCGGCAATCTATGCGCCCAATTCCCGGAGCTGGACCGCTGTACCGTGATGCAGCATCTCAAGGTGCTGGAGCAGGCCGAACTGATCATCGCCGAGCGGCGCGGGCGGGAACGGTGGAACCACCTCAATCCCCTGCCCATCCATGCCATCCACGAACGCTGGATCGGGCCGCACGCCGAACGCGCCGTGGGGATGCTCGCGAAGCTCAAGCACGCCCTGGAACGCGACCGCCAACTTTCACCGGCCGAAACGACACGTTCAGCCTGA
- a CDS encoding L,D-transpeptidase family protein — MHKKLILSLSALALVTTTPAWAQPRGDEPIAVPRTIKQGIDFVYVDPKMSTVAKRKQRPRNWLQRLFSVGDQNRRGAPNPMFFQLAQGLQQYQAVWGRLPQNKVAAGATLKPGQKGARVNALRQRLGLPAGTYDDVLKNRVSTYQQVHGLGKPDGIAGRATIASLNRGANYYAKRIAINMERAYRLPTTGTFDRYVVVDSGAATVSLMDRDRPVDSMKAIVGSTKTKTPMMAVLMRNAKANPYWNVPPELTRSLTAKKVKEQGLSYFKNFHYEVLSDWSPNATKVDPKSIDWKAVAAGRREVRVRQLPGPWNSMGEMKFEMPNDFGIYLHDTPHKELFAKDERHLSNGCVRLEDYRRFAGWVFGGVPDGGMVDHVFELPRPIPVYMTYLTVSGSPTGVTFRPDPYGFDDLAMPQMFG; from the coding sequence GTGCACAAAAAATTGATCCTCAGCCTCAGCGCCTTGGCGCTGGTTACCACGACGCCCGCCTGGGCCCAGCCGCGCGGCGACGAGCCGATCGCGGTCCCGCGCACGATCAAGCAGGGTATCGACTTCGTTTACGTCGATCCGAAAATGAGCACGGTTGCAAAGCGCAAGCAGCGGCCGCGCAACTGGCTGCAGCGATTGTTCAGCGTCGGCGACCAGAATCGCCGCGGCGCGCCCAACCCGATGTTCTTCCAGCTCGCTCAGGGCCTGCAGCAATATCAGGCGGTTTGGGGCCGGCTCCCGCAGAATAAGGTTGCCGCCGGGGCCACGTTGAAGCCGGGCCAGAAAGGCGCGCGCGTCAATGCCCTTCGCCAGCGGCTCGGGCTTCCGGCCGGCACGTACGACGACGTGCTGAAGAACCGGGTTTCAACCTATCAGCAGGTGCACGGCCTCGGGAAGCCGGACGGGATCGCCGGTAGGGCGACGATCGCCTCGCTCAATCGCGGCGCCAATTATTACGCCAAGCGCATCGCCATCAATATGGAGCGCGCTTACCGGCTGCCGACCACCGGCACGTTCGACCGTTATGTGGTCGTCGATTCGGGCGCCGCGACGGTCAGCCTGATGGACCGCGACCGGCCGGTCGACAGCATGAAGGCGATCGTCGGCTCGACCAAGACCAAGACGCCGATGATGGCGGTGCTGATGCGCAACGCCAAGGCCAATCCCTATTGGAACGTGCCGCCGGAACTGACCCGCAGCCTGACCGCGAAGAAGGTCAAGGAGCAGGGCCTCTCCTACTTCAAGAACTTCCATTACGAAGTGCTGTCCGACTGGTCGCCCAACGCGACGAAGGTCGATCCCAAGTCGATCGACTGGAAAGCGGTCGCTGCCGGGCGTCGCGAAGTACGCGTTCGCCAGTTGCCCGGACCGTGGAATTCGATGGGCGAGATGAAGTTCGAAATGCCCAACGATTTCGGCATCTACCTTCACGACACGCCCCATAAGGAGCTGTTCGCCAAGGACGAACGCCACCTGAGCAATGGGTGCGTGCGGCTTGAGGATTACCGCCGCTTCGCCGGCTGGGTGTTCGGCGGCGTCCCCGATGGCGGGATGGTCGACCACGTCTTCGAACTGCCGCGCCCGATTCCGGTCTACATGACCTATCTGACGGTGTCCGGCAGCCCGACCGGGGTCACTTTCCGCCCCGATCCCTACGGCTTCGACGACCTCGCAATGCCGCAGATGTTCGGCTGA
- a CDS encoding OmpA family protein, whose amino-acid sequence MKILNVKLTFAALAAIFAVQPAAAAPCKAGPYMVFFEPDSDELTASAKMILDNVASAFKGCDQTQVMISGHTDTPREADYNVGLSQRMANNVRAYLNDKGVPAGVMTVEAFGESRPLIDAGDKVAEPQNRRVEITVGAGAGW is encoded by the coding sequence ATGAAAATTCTAAACGTGAAGCTGACGTTCGCCGCACTTGCGGCGATCTTTGCCGTTCAGCCAGCCGCGGCGGCACCGTGCAAGGCCGGGCCCTACATGGTGTTCTTTGAACCGGACAGCGATGAACTGACGGCGTCGGCGAAGATGATCCTAGATAATGTGGCGAGCGCGTTCAAAGGCTGCGACCAGACGCAGGTGATGATTTCCGGCCATACCGACACCCCGCGTGAGGCCGATTACAACGTCGGCCTGTCGCAGCGGATGGCCAACAACGTTCGAGCCTACCTGAACGACAAGGGCGTTCCCGCCGGCGTGATGACCGTCGAGGCGTTCGGCGAAAGCAGGCCGCTGATCGACGCGGGCGACAAGGTGGCCGAACCGCAGAACCGCCGGGTCGAAATTACTGTAGGCGCGGGCGCCGGTTGGTAA